TTTGTGGGTTCGGGTATCTTCAAGTCTGGAGATCCAAAGAAACGGGCAAATGCCATTGTGAAAGCTGTTACGAATTATCAGGATCCCAAGATATTGGCTGAGCTCTCAAAGAATCTGGGAGAAGCCATGATTGGTATCAATGAACAGGAAATTGCCCTTCTTATGGCTGAGCGTGGCGTATGAGAGTTGGCGTATTAGCACTGCAAGGAGGGTTTGTAGAGCATGTTCACGCATTGAACAAGCTGGGGGTCTCTTCCCTTGAGATTCGTAGCACGCAAGATCTACAGATTCCGTTTGATGCCTTGATCCTCCCCGGTGGGGAGAGTACCGTCATGGGTAGGCTGCTTAGGGAGCTTGATCTCTATTACCCCCTCATGGATTTAATCGCTCAGGGATTGCCGGTATGGGGTACCTGTGCCGGCATGATACTGCTCGCGAGTGAATTGGAGGGAGAGGTCAATACCCATCTGGCGCTCATGCCTATCACTGTCCGAAGGAATGCATTCGGACGGCAGCTTGGGAGTTTTTCCTCCATTGGCATGTTTGAGGGCATTGGCGAAATTCCCATGACGTTTATCCGTGCTCCAATCATTCAGGGGGCTGACAAAAATGTACACATGTTAGCAGAGTATGATGGCTTCAGCGTTGCAGCAAGATATGATACGATGCTGGTGACTGCGTTTCATCCGGAGTTGACGAATGATACTCGGGTCCTCCAGTATTTTCTGGGGATGACAGGCTGCGGACACTAATGGTTGATCTTCTAGGGGGCAGGGTGCATGGAACTTGTGGTGATGGAGTTGTTCTTACTGGTTGTAGTCGTTTCCATTGTAGTAAGCCAGAAACAAGCAACATTACTGGTAAAGCACCAAGATATAGATGTTGTAGGTGTAGCAATTGCTTATATTGGGTATCTTGCGCTTGCAGTGCTCAGCCATGTGCATATACGTGGCCTTTTTCCGTTTCCTCCAGCCATTGCTCGGTTGGTAACAATTCTCCATATTATTTCAATTCCACTGTTGATATTCATCTGGATGAACAGTATTGAGAAACGGCTCCTTTCAAAAAGATGCTATTCATTGTTCTCTCGGGTACAGGGGGCGTTGCTTGTGCTTTTCTCAGTTGCGTCTTTTGTTGACTTAACGTTTAACCGACTCTTTGTTTTCTCCCCAGAGCTGCTGATAATCGGCGGTCCAGGGATACCACTCATGCTTGGTCTCAGTACGCTCTTTGTTCTGGTAGAGTTTTATGCCGCCTTGGTGCGATGGAAGCATATCGAATGGCATGAACGGGCCATCATGGTACTCACTGCACTGTTCCTGTTGTTCTCCTTGGTTTTGTTTGAGACCTTCAAGCAACCCTATATGCTCTCCCTCAGTAGTGCCTTCATGTTGCTACTCAGTTTTCTCTCTTGGCAGAGGAAGGAGTTGCTGTTGGATTTGTTGACCAGAATTCCAAACAATCAGGCATTTCAGGAAGCACTCAAACAAGGGATTGCCTCTCGTCAACGGAGGACCATCCTGCTTCTGGATATCGAGAATTTTCGCCTGCTCAACGAACGTTATGGAGAGGATGGGGGAGATGCAATCCTGCGTTCCTTTGCTGATTTTCTGAAAACCACCTATGAGCAAGCCGGGGTGTTCCGTATTGGAGGAAACCGATTTGTTCTGATGTTTCCCTGGTTGACACATAATGAGTTGGTCAGGGAAGTAAATTTGATCAAGGAAAAGACTACAAAGGGGTGTACCATTGGGGAGACTCAGGTCTCCTTTCATGTGAATATTGCCATCGTTGAAATTCCCTTGCAGAAAAATACGGTTGATGAGGTTGTTGAGTCTCTCTCCTTTACCATGACGGAGATCAAGGAGAAGCGAAGGCAGCCGGTCATCATCTTCAACCAGAAGCTCATCGGGGTGCGTCAGAGAAGACTTGATATCCTTTCAATCCTCCGAAAGGCGTTGTTGGAGCAAGACATGATACAGGTCTACTTCCAGCCGATCATGGATATAGATGGCAACAAACCAGTTGCTGCAGAAGCCTTGATGCGATTGCAGGATGAGCGGATGGGAATCATATCACCAGGCGAGTTTATTCCCCTTGCAGAACAAGCCGGTCTGATAAGCATGTATACAGAGATCATGCTGCAGAAGGTATGTGCCTTCCTTTTGGCACATCCCAGTGTACAGGATCGTTTGAGCCATGTTTCTATCAACATCGTTGCTGAGGACCTTGCAGTAGGAGATGTTGCTTGTAAGTTGTTGGATATGTTAAGTCAGAAGGGCATTGATGAGAAGAAGATAGGGTTTGAAGTGACGGAGTCCATGGTGCTCTCGAGCGATCCAGTTGTGACAAAGTCATGGCAAGCGTTACGAAATATGGGAGTCAGGTTTTTCCTGGACGATTTTGGAACCGGCTATGCCAACCTTGAGTCATTGGTCAACCTCCCCTTTGATGTCGTGAAGATTGACCGAAGTGTTGTTTCGAATACCACAAACAGTTATGAGTTGCTTTCCCTTATTGCGGGAATGCTGCAACGCCTTGGAAAAGAAGTCATTGCTGAGGGAGTAGAGACCCTCGAACAGCTGGAGAGGGTGAAAAGCAACAGAATCTCCTATGTACAAGGGTACTATTTCTCCAAACCACTTCCTCCTGGGGATTTCCTCTCTTGGTTGGAGGCAAGCTCAGATCACTAGCAGGAAGCGAGCCAGTCAGTAATACGTGTGTGGATTGCATCGCGTATTGGCCTGATCCCTTCCAGCTTTTCCTCATCACTACCGGTTATGGCACTTGGATCGGGGAACCCCCAATGCATACGTTCACTCTTGCCTGGGAACATGGGACACCGTTCGGCGTTGCTCTCATCACAAACTGTCACAACGTAGTCGAATGCTTCATTCCTATCGATAAATTCTTGGGCAGGTTTTGCATAATGGCCTTCCATGGAGATTCCGATCTCTTCCATCGCCTGGACAACCAGTGGGTTCAATTTTCCGGCTTCTATTCCGCTGCTGTGTGCTTCAAATCGGTCACTTGCATAGTGCTTTACGAAAGCCTCACACATCTGGCTTCTTGCTGAGTTATGGATACAGACAAACATGATTCGTTCTTTAGCCATGTTGGTTATTCCTTTTCATTATTTTGTGGTTTGATCGAGCAGTGCATCATCTCCAGAACGCAGGGCATGGTCAAAATACAATTGACCCTGGTTCCTTCTCTTTTCATGTCGATGATTCCCACTTGCTTCAATGCTGAGAGGTGTTTTGAAGTGACTGACTTGTGCATGCCAAGTAGTTCCGCAAGTTCGCAGACACAGTAGGAACGCGAAAAGAGTGCCTCAATAATAGCAAGTCTCATTGGGTGCCCAAGGGTCTTGAAACGTTTTGCAGTATCTTCAAACTGTTCAGCATCATATTCGTTCATGATTGCAATGTTGCAAAAAATGGAAACTTTGTCAATGAATCTGGTTGACATTGCAATAATAGTTTCCAATAATGGAAACATAGGAGATGAACATATGATTATACAGATACTCGGGACGGGATGTCCCAAATGCAAGACATTGGAAGCAAATGCTGTCAAAGCAGTTGAAGAAGGAAACATCGCTGCAACGATCGTGAAAGTGACTGACCTCGACGAAATCATGGAAATGGGTGTCATGATGACCCCCGCCCTCGCAATTGATGGCGATGTGAAAAGCATGGGGAAGGTGCTGAACAAAAATCAGGTACTTTCATTGATCAAGGAGAGTCTGTAATGCAATTCCTTGTGCCCAGGGAGGTGCTCTGATGGCAATGAAGCAGCTTACCCCAAACAAGAAACTACTGATGATAGCCGGGATTTTCCTGGCAATCTTTTTTACTCCCTTCACTCACCCGCGTGTCGCAGGGGCAATCCAGGAAGCGTTCCTCATGCTGGCCGACTACGCACATGAGCATGTACTGCTCTGTGTGGTTCCGGCAATGTTCATTGCAGGGGCGGTTGTGGTATTTCTCAACCAGC
This sequence is a window from uncultured Sphaerochaeta sp.. Protein-coding genes within it:
- the pdxT gene encoding pyridoxal 5'-phosphate synthase glutaminase subunit PdxT — translated: MRVGVLALQGGFVEHVHALNKLGVSSLEIRSTQDLQIPFDALILPGGESTVMGRLLRELDLYYPLMDLIAQGLPVWGTCAGMILLASELEGEVNTHLALMPITVRRNAFGRQLGSFSSIGMFEGIGEIPMTFIRAPIIQGADKNVHMLAEYDGFSVAARYDTMLVTAFHPELTNDTRVLQYFLGMTGCGH
- a CDS encoding bifunctional diguanylate cyclase/phosphodiesterase, whose amino-acid sequence is MELVVMELFLLVVVVSIVVSQKQATLLVKHQDIDVVGVAIAYIGYLALAVLSHVHIRGLFPFPPAIARLVTILHIISIPLLIFIWMNSIEKRLLSKRCYSLFSRVQGALLVLFSVASFVDLTFNRLFVFSPELLIIGGPGIPLMLGLSTLFVLVEFYAALVRWKHIEWHERAIMVLTALFLLFSLVLFETFKQPYMLSLSSAFMLLLSFLSWQRKELLLDLLTRIPNNQAFQEALKQGIASRQRRTILLLDIENFRLLNERYGEDGGDAILRSFADFLKTTYEQAGVFRIGGNRFVLMFPWLTHNELVREVNLIKEKTTKGCTIGETQVSFHVNIAIVEIPLQKNTVDEVVESLSFTMTEIKEKRRQPVIIFNQKLIGVRQRRLDILSILRKALLEQDMIQVYFQPIMDIDGNKPVAAEALMRLQDERMGIISPGEFIPLAEQAGLISMYTEIMLQKVCAFLLAHPSVQDRLSHVSINIVAEDLAVGDVACKLLDMLSQKGIDEKKIGFEVTESMVLSSDPVVTKSWQALRNMGVRFFLDDFGTGYANLESLVNLPFDVVKIDRSVVSNTTNSYELLSLIAGMLQRLGKEVIAEGVETLEQLERVKSNRISYVQGYYFSKPLPPGDFLSWLEASSDH
- a CDS encoding arsenate reductase ArsC; translated protein: MAKERIMFVCIHNSARSQMCEAFVKHYASDRFEAHSSGIEAGKLNPLVVQAMEEIGISMEGHYAKPAQEFIDRNEAFDYVVTVCDESNAERCPMFPGKSERMHWGFPDPSAITGSDEEKLEGIRPIRDAIHTRITDWLASC
- a CDS encoding metalloregulator ArsR/SmtB family transcription factor; this encodes MNEYDAEQFEDTAKRFKTLGHPMRLAIIEALFSRSYCVCELAELLGMHKSVTSKHLSALKQVGIIDMKREGTRVNCILTMPCVLEMMHCSIKPQNNEKE
- a CDS encoding thioredoxin family protein; its protein translation is MIIQILGTGCPKCKTLEANAVKAVEEGNIAATIVKVTDLDEIMEMGVMMTPALAIDGDVKSMGKVLNKNQVLSLIKESL